The Henningerozyma blattae CBS 6284 chromosome 9, complete genome DNA segment aaatttttactaaatgatattttattcttttttattttttttaactagATAAGTTagttattaatattagaaataatgTGATTTGATATTCCTTTAAaagttaatttattattttctcttctttttttcttttcaattgataatattaaaaccCAAGAAAGTTGCAAAGTAATGGCACAGAATTTTTGTCAGGGAAAGATCTATAACCTTAAATTCACTCATATATAtggtatatatatatatacgatgaaagaaaaaaaatatcacaaGTACAAAATAAGTAATACAAAATTAACAACTGTACAGAAAAGAaaggaaagaaaaaaaagttcaaAAGTACGAAAAGTaacgaaaaaaataataaagttaaaACTATTACGTGGGTTACCAATGATTCCTGTATCATTAACAAttctataaataattatttttatttcaattctatacttttatttttttactaagGCTGTAGAATAATACCCACAGAAACCCTTCTAGTTTAGGTACTGGCCTGAAAATTACCAGGTCCGCACCTGGAAAACGATGAGAAGCATTATGCAAAACGTGGAGAAAGCTAGAACTTCTAGTTAAGCTTTGAGAAGGTCACCACAGTAATTAGGATGCCAAAGCCACTTGAGGATAATAAACAAATGTAGAAAGTGGGATAAAATTTCCTTGTATGAATAGTAGTAATAAGCAGGAGACGGAAgcaaaaaattcttcatttcGTCATCGTAACAAGTAGGGATATGGTAGTAGTCCTTGTAATCTACGGTAATACACGATAAAATCGTACACCTCCGATGAATGCCTGAATTGTTAGTGAGGAGAGGATCAgctggaaaaaaaaactatgGAGATGCCTTTGAAGAAATCATCGATGAATTAACGAATTAGTCAATGGTagcaatgaaaaaaaaaaatagcatACAAAACTGATTGGCCGGGCTGAGGAAATCCGATGTCAAGAGAAACGGTGGTAACCTTACAAGGTAATTAACTAGCAGATATAGTAACGACCCGGAACTGAACCAAAATGGACTacaaatcattattaatggaATAATTTGAAGTGCCGACGTTGTTGCAAGCATCCTCTCCTAGTCATTAAAATCGATGCTTGATGTTCAACACGAACACCAACAAAATACAACACAACATAACACAACAACAAACAGGTCGGCTAGTGAGGGATGAGAAGagaagtgaaaaaaaaaactctaaaaatcaataaacAGTTCAAATTCGATTCGGTTCGGTTCTACGGGCGTGGATGGATGGTGGTGTAACAATATTCGGTAAAACGCTTATGAGGCATGCTCCTAGGCATGGAATAATCAAAGAATGTATTGTACAGCCGGTTCTGACCGTAGACGATTAATCCCCTCTACTCCATTGCCATGGTTTACTCCACAGTTGAAAAAGTTGAAAAGTTCCGGAGCAGTGGACAAGAATGGGATAATCTGGAAATAGTTGCGTCTTTATCTTACAGGCACTACCCAAAGAGGAGTGtggaaatatattcttggCTGATGCAACTTCTTGTGGCTGGCTTATGGACCTACGGAAGATTTCACGGTTCACTGCAGGTGTTGTTAGAACCGAGCCCAAAGTGAGCCGGGCCTCGGGCCACCGTGCTCCGAGGTACAACCAAAGTAGACATACCGTCGGAAAAAATACACGCCTTGATAACACTTGAACCCAGTATTTCTAGGGCTAGGAAAACTGTAACACCTAAAAGACCTGTGAAACTTGTAAACctataagaaaaaaaaaacaaaaaaagaagacaAGTTGTTGTATGTAGCAGTGGTCCAATTGGCATGGAATTGAAGTGTTTGTGTATAGATCAGTGTGTTTTCGCATAATGGAAGGTTTTGGAACTAGGATGAATGCTGACACACACAGTTCTCAATTCGCAGTTCACAGTTCACAGTTCACAGTTCGTTACTGACTACCGTGGGCAGACAACTCCAGGAAAACGTGGGGGGAGTCCTTTGGGGTACGAGTTAAGTCCGTCGGTGAAGAAAGCTAAACTGACCCACATGTAATTTTGCATAAACTGGACATCTCTTAGAGGGGTAACTCCCGTAAACACTCAAGTCTTGATCAAGTAAAATAAAGCAATATTGGTTAATGAGAAATTTAatcattttgaaaaaaaaatgaaaaaaaactggataaaaaaaatattgtctCGGGTGAAAAAGAAACCAAAACAAGGTTTTTTAGTGCCGTGTGAAAATATGATTCAGATAATgcaaaaaatggaaaaatgCAGCCATTATGTCTATTTCAAGATTTCCGATAGAACAACGAAGCAACGCTTTGGTGCATGTAGAGAAAATACTGCTGTAAGGCGAGTGAGAGGAGTTGATTACTTACGACGAGATGTCTCTGATGTAGCTCTGTTCTTGCTCCCTCTCCCCCTGGTTCCCTTAATTGTATAGTCTCGTAATATTGATTAGGCAATTAATTCTTGTCGGAGCTGTATATCCAAATAATAGCAAATGATTAACCACTATTACCAAGGAATCTGGAGGTTTTGTTCCTTGCTTGGTTCAGCTTGTTCTGAGTGATGTCTGTGTCGCTGTAGAATTGTTCCAAATAGGTCGTTTTGTTGTTCCAATTCTTTGTTCATAGCCATGGATATTTCCTTTTGCCTTACAATGGTGGATGCTAAACGTTgcaattcttcatcttgaTCCTTCCTTTCTTGTAACATGACACTTCTATTTCCTAAGACTCTGCCCTGCTTGGGCGACGGAGTTTTGTTTCTAGACATACCATTGGAGTTGTCTCTATTGGTCACCAGGCTGTTCGCATCCCTAACTGTGTTGGATGTATTGGTGAATCCCGGAATATTGGTTCGTTGATCATCAAAGACTTGATGTACTCCAAACTCGTACGGCTTAGTTAAATTACTCTTTGTAGAAATCGCCGAcgaatttaaatttaaatttaaattacttGAAGatgtataataatttgaatttgaatttgaaagaagTTTATTGGAGCCatcaattgatttgattGCCATATTCAAATCATTGTGTAAGCCCGACAATAACATATTGTGATGTGAGTTATTATCTTGGTATCCTTTACTCTTTGATGATTGTTCCAGTGACATCAACTTTGACCTTATTTTCAGTAAATCCATATTGTTCTTTGCAGAGATTAAATCTATTTGGATTTCCTTAAACTTGGCTTCCCAACTTTTATTGAAATCCCTCTCAAGCGATGAACCGTTATTCTTATTGGAATTCCTCACTGATCCATTTTGTGTGTTATCATGTTCCAGTTTTTTGGTGGAAACCGGAGCAACTCCCAAGTTGCCCCTAGAATTATCggaaataatatcaatggGTTGATTATTCATGGGTTTCAAGTTCAGGAACTCTTGAAGCTCCAGCGGTAACCTTGATGTCGGGGTTGTTCCATCCtgtattgaatatttaataatcaaGTCCTCTAAGAAAACGTTTAAAAGCAGTTTTCTTTGAGTGATAACATTCACGTTTTTCCCATCCTCCCaccaatttttctttaattgtttGGTATAATTATCATAATGATCATTTAATTGGGTATCAAGATTTAAGAAATCATTGTATCGTCTTCTAATCAGATGCAAAGTTCCTTTGCTATCTGGAGCTCgtgaattaattttaaccTGGATGA contains these protein-coding regions:
- the TBLA0I03290 gene encoding uncharacterized protein (similar to Saccharomyces cerevisiae VAM7 (YGL212W); ancestral locus Anc_3.525) produces the protein MSLQVRIIDIDNTSQDYTQYVIQVKINSRAPDSKGTLHLIRRRYNDFLNLDTQLNDHYDNYTKQLKKNWWEDGKNVNVITQRKLLLNVFLEDLIIKYSIQDGTTPTSRLPLELQEFLNLKPMNNQPIDIISDNSRGNLGVAPVSTKKLEHDNTQNGSVRNSNKNNGSSLERDFNKSWEAKFKEIQIDLISAKNNMDLLKIRSKLMSLEQSSKSKGYQDNNSHHNMLLSGLHNDLNMAIKSIDGSNKLLSNSNSNYYTSSSNLNLNLNSSAISTKSNLTKPYEFGVHQVFDDQRTNIPGFTNTSNTVRDANSLVTNRDNSNGMSRNKTPSPKQGRVLGNRSVMLQERKDQDEELQRLASTIVRQKEISMAMNKELEQQNDLFGTILQRHRHHSEQAEPSKEQNLQIPW